CCAAAATAACCTTCTTTGTCCCATCCCAATCCAATTCAAAGCACCCACCCAACAAATACCTACCCCAACTAATGCAGCTCTGAGATCTTTAAGAAGAAGCCCTCGACAACACAAAAATACCACAGAAGTTTCACCAAAAAAGATCAAAAAACCTGACCTTGTTATTGTAAATGAGGCCACTACTAGGGAGAAGTTACCCTTGAGGAGGAGGGTAAACTTTGGTGCTCAGCCTGGGATTGTTATAAGGGATTCAGATGTGGAGTCTGAGCAGGAGAGTGGTTGTTTGAATGGTGTAGTAACTGGGTTTATTGAGCTAGGAAGACATCAAAAAAAGGGACAGAAAAGGGAAAGCTAAAGTGAATGAAGGCATAGAAGTGAGAAAGGAAGGTAAAGGTAAGAAGATAGCAACTGTGAGAAAGGAGGAGAATAAGGTAGTTGTGAGAAAGGGCCAGAAGAAAGAAGTAGATCTTGGGAAGGGGAAGAAAGCAGATctaaagaagaaaggaaagaaagtagATCTCAGAAAGGGTAGGAAGAAATTGCTTGAAAACATAATAGAAGAAGAAGAGTTCAGTGATTCTGAGTTGAGTGAGCAAGGCAGTGAAGATTTTGGTCTTAATGAATTTGATATTGGTTTAAATAAGACTGATGACTTATTTGAAAAACAAGATACTGGCTTAACTATAAAGGGAGTAGAAACTGGTTTAGGCATTGAAGAATTGAAAGGAAAAGAAATAAATGTACTTGAGCCTTCAAAAGCAAAAGAGAAGGTTTTATATGGAGTTGATGACTTGAATGTCAATGTGGAGGCAGATTTGGATTATGACTCGGAGGAGTTGAGAAGCCTGGTTGGATCTGATAATGCTGATGAGGGCACATCTAACCCTACATTTAACCCTGACCATGACTTTAGCAAGCCTATAAAGCTGAGGTTAGGGTTAAACTTCCCTAGTGTTGAGGTTTTTAGGAAAGCCCTTGTGCAGCATAGTGTGACAAATGGCTATGACTTCTACTACTCACACAATGGAAGGGACGGGGTGTGACTCATTGTTACAataggtgcaagtgtgagtggAACAAGAAGAGGTCAAAGCTTCCAAAGTGTGTTTGTGGGATTAAGAATCCCTGTAAGTTCAGAGTACATGCTAGGGATGTGACAGAAGGAATTTTTCAGATAACTGGGTTACATTTGAAGCATAACTGTGTAATGTCCACTTACAATAGAAAAGTGGGGTCTGAGTACCTAGCTCAGAAGTATGTTGAGTTTTGGAGAAACAATAGTGACTGGAAATTACAGAAATTCCAGAAACATGTACTACAAGAGCTAGGAGTTCATGTAACGTACATGAGATGTTGGTTGGCAAGAGCTAGGGCAAGGCTCATGATTCATGGTAATGGCAAGGATCAATATGCCAAAGTATGAGAGTATGAAGCAACAACATTGAAGTACAACCCTGGTAGTTCAGCATTTGTGGTGTGTGACAATATTGAGAGGCCTCCACCTATATTCAAAAGATTCTATGTCTGCCTAAAAGCTTGTAAAGAAGGATTCATACAAAGATGCAGGCCTATAATTGGAGTGGATGGGTGTCATTTGAAGGGTGTATATCCTGGCATATGTCTGGTTGCTGTTGGGGTTGATGCAAACAATAACATATTCCCAGTAGCATGGGCAGTGGTTGAGGTGGAGAATAGGGACAGTTGGACCTGGTTTTTGGAGCTTCTAGCTAGTGATATAGGCAAAGTAGAGGGGGAAGGGCTTACAGTGATGTCTGACAGACAGAAGGGTCTGATTGATGCCCTAGCTACTGTGGTGCCAAAGGCCAATATCAGATTTTGTGCAAGACACATTTGGGCCAATCTGAAATTGAGATTCAGTGGTCAGTTATACAAAGAAACATTCTGGGCTGCAGCCAGAGCTATGACAAGGGTAAGCATGGTCTTAACTGTTATTTCTTACTCTTATGCActtgttttttttatgtttactCTTAACTGTTATTTCTTACAGTGTATCTATGTATCTTAAAATGTGTAGGCTGATTTCTCAAAAGAAATGGAGGGCATGAAGCTATTATCAAGAGATGCATGGTCTTTTTTGAATGACATTCCCCCAAGGCATTGGTCTAGGCATGCATTTGACAGTACTTGTAAGTCACACCTTGTCTTAAACAATGTGTGTGAGGTATTTAATGCTGTGTTGAAGGAAGCTAGAGACAAACCTATACTTACACAACTAGAATGGATGAGAAAGTATGTTATGCAAAGATTATGTCAAAAGAGAGAGGGTGCTAAATCATATGAAGGGAGAGTGATGCCATATGTGGATAAGTACTTAGACTGGGCAAAGGATGAGTCCAGATTTGCTACCTTTATGCAATCTGATGAGCATGAATTTGAGGTGGAACTCAGAGGGGAGCAAGTTGTTGTGAACTTGTTAGACAAGACTTGTGGGTGCAACCATTGGAACTTAACTGGTTTACCTTGCCCACATGCAATGGCATGTCTCTTGGAAAAGAGAATGGACCCAAAAAACTATGTGGATGATTTCTATTCAAAGGAGAGGTACATGCTCACCTATGCCAACAAAGTTTCCCCTATGCCTGGGGTAAAACATTGGGAACCTACTGCTATGCCAGAGCCACTACCACCACCCTTAAGGACCATGCCAGGAAGACCTAagggaaagaagagaagaaaagaagCTGGAGAGAATGAAGAACAACAACTGAAGAGAGGGAAGAGGTCTAAACATTGCAGCAACTGTGGAGGCTCAGGTCACTACAAGAGAACTTGCAAAAACCCAGCTGCACCACCAAACACTGCTGTGAGGGCACCTGGTGGCAGACCACAAAAAAAGACTGAATGGGCAAAGAACATCAGAGAGAAAGCAAGGGCAAGGGCAGCCCAAAAAGAGGCATGGAAAACAGCACATCTcaatggagcatcatcaagcaCCTCCACTGCTATGCCATCAACAAACACTGCAGCACCTACTTCATTGTCATTCACAGAGCTTTTATCCCAAGCTTCTAATGTTCAAGGAAATCAAGCATGGCACCAGTCTTGACCAAAGTCATGAATCCTATTGTTATTGAACTTGTGTAAGGTTTATTTATGAACAATTCAACAAATTTCTAAACCTGCTTTTGTTACTTATGAACAATTAGTTGGACTTGTGTAAGGTTTGTGAACTTGCTTTTGTGATGTAATGCAATTCATCAGTTTCTGGTTTATCAATATTTCAGTATTTGTGAACTTGCTTTTGTTGTGCTAATAACCAAATGCAATGTAAAAAATTGCAGCGTGTAATGAACAAGCAATTAAGAAGAACATAAGGTCTGACATTATCATTAAGAACTTAAAACCCACATTGTCGTTGCCATTACATTAAACATAGATACTTAGACTTACATACGACAAACTTCTATGAAAATGATGAGCATCATACAGGCAAACACTATCATAGACAAGCGCAACAATAATCGCCCTCTCATACTTTGCCATGAAGGCTTTGTTCTTCAGATTTTCAATCTCAAATTGTAGCTTCTTCCTATCCTCCTTATGCCATTGTATTTCACGACTCAAACAACCAACTTCATAATCAACAAGTCTCTTCTCCATCTTGAGCTTGTTGATTATCTCTTTCTGCCACTCAGTTTGAACGCGATCATGCCAACGAAACCAACGACAACCAACCATACCACCTGTTGGGTTAGAGAACTTGCACTTCTCAAAACGTCTTCCTGGATTGTCATTAGTACCAGACGTGAAAATGGCAACCGGCACACCACAAAGACATTTTTTGGGTTGCTCTTCAACGCCACTGTTATGACTGCTTTCATAGCTACTTTCGATTGACATTTTGATTGGCAAGCTAACCCTAATTTTCAGAAGACAAATCAAACCAACATCAAAATCACAACCTAATTACCAACAACCATATCGAAATTAAAAtgaacaaagttaaccaaatcCAAACAATGGAGAATGATTTACCTTGAGAGAGAATGAGAATACAATGAAGGAAACAAAATCCAAACAAAATTGAGGAAAAGAAGAAGGAttgaaagagaaagaagagaatgAATGGGGGAATTAGAAAGATGAACACAACACCATTATAAAGGAGGAAATGAGGGCAAAATGGTCCGAAAAAATAGGTTTTAActcaaaaaatttaaaaactaACGGAAAAGCTGCCGGGAAACGTTAATGGGTGCAATTTTTGAATGGAGCCATTAAGTTGggtgtaaaaaaataaaaaaatttgaggTGGGAGTTATTTTAAAAAAGTGCATTTGCTGAGGGTGTATTTGATAAATTACTCTTATATTAACGAGTACTCGTTATTTCTTTACGTACGCACAAGAAATCACGTAGTACAACCATGCCCACATTTCATGGGTGATGGGTCAACTGATCACAAAATCTCTTTGTTATTTTGATTCACCCCGTCCGAAATAATTAACAATCGGTAACAACTTCACAAATAAGAACCATTATTTTCCTCAAAAAAAATATAAGGACTTGTTTGGTTGACATAAGGGAATTAAAGTTCCCGGGAACTTCAAGTTCACATGaatttccaattcatgtgaattcccAAAAAGTGTTTTGGTTTGCATGTGGGAAGTTAATTCATGTGGGAAGTTCCAATGATCAAGGGGGGGCTTGGTGAGTGACTTCCCACATAATGGAGGAAGTAGATTCATGTGGGAAGTTCTATTTCCCATGAttttggcaaccaaacaacatcatggTTTTACACTTCCTAGAAAGTTtaaaatcccatgattttaatGACAACCAAACAAGCCCTAAGAACCATTATTGCTCCTTTGCTATttactactccctccaattcactatGATCTTCCACATTAGTTTTGGGGTAAAATTTAGTGGTATGGTGATATGTGGATATAAATGAAAGTAAAAGAGAGAATGCGGGGTCACAAATTACTACAACCACAAATAATAgacaaataaggaaagtggaagatcttAGTAAATTTGTCGTTTTaggaaatgtggaagatgttagCACTACAACACactgtcacttgcgccacgaattatatgcgccacgaattatgccacgggaatttataattcgtggctaaattctgcttagccacgggaaaaatttattcattattttggaaaaaaaattatgccacgggataacttttccagtggcaaaaagtcacttgcgccacgaaataggctacacccgtggcaaataatcattttagccacgaactaGGTCACACGCGTGACGAAATTTTAATTAgccacgaattgttccgtggcaaaaaaattttagccacgaactaacaacctcccgtggcgagtatcttttccgacttaaattaaaGATATTTTAATGTT
This sequence is a window from Silene latifolia isolate original U9 population chromosome 8, ASM4854445v1, whole genome shotgun sequence. Protein-coding genes within it:
- the LOC141594179 gene encoding uncharacterized protein LOC141594179, whose protein sequence is MSDRQKGLIDALATVVPKANIRFCARHIWANLKLRFSGQLYKETFWAAARAMTRADFSKEMEGMKLLSRDAWSFLNDIPPRHWSRHAFDSTCKSHLVLNNVCEVFNAVLKEARDKPILTQLEWMRKYVMQRLCQKREGAKSYEGRVMPYVDKYLDWAKDESRFATFMQSDEHEFEVELRGEQVVVNLLDKTCGCNHWNLTGLPCPHAMACLLEKRMDPKNYVDDFYSKERYMLTYANKVSPMPGVKHWEPTAMPEPLPPPLRTMPGRPKGKKRRKEAGENEEQQLKRGKRSKHCSNCGGSGHYKRTCKNPAAPPNTAVRAPGGRPQKKTEWAKNIREKARARAAQKEAWKTAHLNGASSSTSTAMPSTNTAAPTSLSFTELLSQASNVQGNQAWHQS